In Glycine max cultivar Williams 82 chromosome 15, Glycine_max_v4.0, whole genome shotgun sequence, the DNA window tacttatttatttggGCTCTCAAATTTTAGCACTCTACTTGTTTATaacttattattaaaatatgtcatttcaaaattagaaaattttcttttgtgcCATCTTGAACTTATAACTTCTTTGTTATGCTTACAACCGTCTTTCATGTGGGCATCTCCTCTCTTTGTGTTGTTTCCCCAATCGACACTAAAGCTATTCACAAATCACAATGTTGTAATGTTCAAAGTATAGTTGAAGAATAACAATCCAGAGTGTCAACCAAAAAGCAATCACCTAGTTCTAAATATTAATACTTTGATATGTGATCCTGAAAAAGCTCATCAATTTgaaattaacatattaataaacaagataaaattcatagaacatatataaaatttggaatgtattaattttttatggatgtatattttgataataagaAAATCATTAGCATTGTTGTTAGCATTATACTTTATAAGTTTCATCTTCATCCGGGAGAGATAAGGgatgctattttttttagaaggattttcctattttatatatatatatatatatatatatatatatatatatatatatatatatatatatatatatatatatatatatatattttgctgCTTTTTTATGGGCACCTGTGTTTTTTTTACCCCATATAAAAATTTTGTCTCcgtctctcacaattacatctaataagataagattttgttgttattattatattttttttaatatatatattttttattagttaaaacttttaaaattataaataattattaaatacaaaatgagTTAAAACTTTGCGATTAAAAGTATATTAGAGAATGTGTTAATAACTTCtctttattctctctctctctctctatatatatatataaagggaaAGGCTAAAAGTTTGAAAGAATTTTCCCACGTTATGCAGAGAGAGAAACAGAAAAAGCTCCTTAAGGGAACGCGTGGCTTGCATCTATATGGTTTGGTAAAATGAATGATTGAGAGAAGAATTATGCTGGTCTATTATTTGAATGTTGCTATGATTATTCGTTAggagtaaataaaaataaaaaaaagagaagccgAGTTTGTGATTATAAATGTAGAATAGTTCTGAGAGAAGTGCTTTCAGCCTATATCACTTTCAGCCTCGGTCTATTTAGGCTTCTGATAATTTGGTGGGGTTAAATTTATAGATGTAAGATTAAATTAGAAGCAACTGGAGATTGCAGAATGCAGATATTAatttggaagagaaaaaaagtgtattaaaaaattcaaaagaaaagtATCCCACGCAATACAGAATGCAGATATTAATTAAGGAAGAATAAATCtctgtcactttttttttaaaatcaaattattgtGCCTTAGTTTATGAAGGAGCGTTTAAAAGTCATTGATAATTTTCTCTTCCAAGGGGAAAAAGTCGATGCCATATCCGCGTTAACGAAAGAAACACATCATATCTTAATTTTTAGATTGTGTGTGATTTTGGTTAATTATTAAGTTGATtagtccttttatttttaaaatgagtaaACACCCATTTccatctctaaaaaaattataagacctTATTTGGtccctaacaaaaaaaaaaactgaatagaCTCTCAAAGATCTTTTTTTGGCAGAAGACTCTcaagattataaatatgaaaacttTAGAGCAtctctaataaatataatttaagcaAGATAATTTGAGTTCTAAATCTCCTGTTAGTTGTTCCTCACAAAAGTAATTCatacatattttattctaatgatataattttaagtaatctttttaaatgatctttaaatgacaaaaaaatatttttttaatcataagtaATTGTTACTTATAGAAGTAatcaaagtttaattttaatcaacccCAATATGACACATAAATCtcttttaatgaataaaaaaattaaacaataatgtctAAAAAGAAGTAACTCATTGAAttagaactaaaataaaatgtacatgctttactatatattttcctatcatttagttttttaattagaacGCCTTTAATTCAATAGCGCCTCGCTAGGGTTGCTACAATGCTACTAATCTATTGAAAAAGTTCTTAAGGAAAATGGGTTacacttccctttttttttctcttttctttctttagttTTTTCTCCCCCATTTTTACTCCAATTTACTAAAAGAACATAGGAATAAAAAggattaatgttttattatttaaatgactACTCATTTTATTAAactgttttttatatataaaaaatgttgaaattctcatttttaattcatGGGAATTGTTTCAAATCCGAATCCTATAGTTGGAGGGGAGAAAAACATAGCACATAACACGTGAGACTTATAAATTCGATAGTCAAGTGACTTTCCGCTATCTCCTGTGTGTAGTggataaaatcaaaattgtttCTTCTGATGTTACATTACAAGGCTATGTTATCATGTCTTAGTTAAAGAcacttgtaaaataaatttgatttttatattttatggaaAGATAAGCTTATTTGTCTGTATGGATGGTTGTAATGATCATTAAGACGATATAAGGGTAAATTTGTTTATTCCATTTGTTCAATAATCATATTATACTGTCCTAGAAAAAGATTAACAGACTATACAAGTAAAAATGCAACCAGTTGACTTTTGTTGATCCTTCTTCTCTTAAACTTTGAAAATGAAGGCCTTGTTACCTTTCTGAATTCCTCCTCTACTATtactttaatttctgttattaatcacaataaaaagcatcaatacaaaaaaaaaatatttttttatcaccgTGATATTAATACagaatattcattaattttattaatgattaatctttATCTAGAGACCTCACTAATCACTTTTAATAAAATCTCTtatttcaatcatatttttttcatctataaaaTTCAAACCCAAGatcttatttaagaaaatcaagCCTAAGACTACTCCTAtcaacttgtaaaaaaaaaaaaagcaatattaTTGTGCACTGTGTAGGCCCACCTCGCAAATTTAAATCACAGTGATCATAAGAACTATTATCTTAATGCTTTCATCTGACCTTATCCCCGAGCAAAATGATCTTACCACACGTTCTTCATTTATCTAAGCCCTGGGTAGTTATGAAAAATGCACGATTGAAAGTGATTGTTATAATACGATAGATGAAACCGCAAATTGAAAAGCTAgaggtttttaaaaaactcacCCATGATAGGTTGATAACcaatattattagttaattattGAAGTATTCCATGGgggtttttttgttgttgttgataatatcAATGGGGCTACCTATAGTTTGTAATTATTCCAAGAGACTATAATTCAGCTGCACGTGAGAAGGATCTCCGTGCAGAAGTGCAATCTATATAGTTATATAATTTCTACACTTCTATCATgtattaaataataacatattttaaactaGTTCAATAAAATTGTGCGAGGGTCATTCTAAAAGACTATCCTTAGCAAACCTTGTCACAACCAAACGTCAATCACGAGTTTAAGGGAACAAAACAGGCACAAAGGCAATAATATTGCCTAAAAGAAACAATTTCACGATACAATTTAAGCTTATTTTTCTAACCTCAAACTTTAAtgcatcatttttctaaattttgttaCCTAATTAACTACTTAAGTATCAAGTACGATTACACTTTTCTACCATTTTGTTCCATCTTTGCCATTGAAGCATACAAGTTGCAACCGAATTTGATCATTACTATGTTTTCACGGTATAGATAGCTCTATTTCTCATTTACCGTCACACTCTAATAATCAGGGATGGCAGAAAAGCGGTATCCTTTAGCACCCCTCCATGCATAATATGCAATTCGAGTCTCATAAAAACCTGTAtccaaaaatcaataaaaattaggTTGCAAGTTTATCCAGCAAAAGATCCACATGACAGATATGATAATATCTGCATAGTCATGGTAGATACAAACTAAATTATTCTCTATTATTGAAGAAGCatctatgaaaaaaaatagttattagaCATTTAAAGATATAGAACACATAAAACcggcaaaaaaaaatcaacgcaAGCAACATCATTCCACATATAAATAAGATGGAAAGAATCATTAATTCATAATTCTAAACATAATTATAGGGATGGAGATCACATATCCCCATTCCATGCCCATCTCTAGTTTTACTCCCACCAATAAAGTGAACATTAAAGTGTTAGCAATTGAAATTGTGTTACTATAGACTATAGTATTAATGACACGTTAATGTCTAGGTAGCATATTTTAAGTGGTGGGATAGACAATGAGGGCAGGTGATATGGATCCATAATTGTAAGCCTCATATTATTTGCAATTCTAGTTCAAACATAGTATGCAACTTACATTGTGAAGTCGCAACTTTTCTATGGAACAATTATTTATGTTCTTGGTGAGTATTGGTGTATTCGATTACTTTGGAACATTTTTTAATGATTCATTGTAAAGGTtggaacatttttttaatgatgcaTAGTTTATCTAGTTTATGATATAGGAATTATTTTTCTGCTAATCATGAAGTGCATTCATTATTCCCAATTTGACCAAATTCACTTGAATATTGACAAAATCGACATGCTTTCTGTGTTTCTCGGTGTAAAACTAAAAGGTAAGTTGGAgtgaaaaacatttttgtagTTCATAATCCATAACTATCAACAAATTCGTCCAAAAGGATATCAACAGTCTCAGAGTTgtcaaaaacaattaatttccTTTGTTTTTGTATTAAACTAGAGTACTTAACATATATAATGCATATGACATTTAGAAAATCAACATACCTGGGAGAAAGCTAAGGAACCCTAGGGCTAAAAGGCCATATGCTTGAGACTTTTCTCCCCCCATATGACCAGTGAAGATAAAGTATGAAAGGAACAAAAGTCCTGTACCAAGGAATAACAGGAACAGTGCCAGAGCAATTGATTTCCAGGGAACTTTATCCAAGGCTTTCGGTGTATAATCAAATCGTGGGTCAAAAGGTCTATTCCTATCACCAATATAATCATCCTCATCCGTGGCAAGAGGGGAGTAACGAACACGTCTAGTAGCCATATTTATTCCTGAGTTATTTACTCCTAAGTTTTTTAACCCAAAAAAATGGACCACATTAGATTTAGATCTGACAGGTGCAgagaaagaacaaaaccaaaactTTAACACTACAAGGGATGAAAAGACTTACAATTAATTGGCAGATTGTTGAAGATTGAGGTTCTTCTAGTCAAGGGAAGGTTGTGctgcataagaaaaaaaaatccatcacTAAACTAACAAATTCATAAACAATAGAGATACAATaatatgcacaatttcaagttTTCAACATTTAAAAGTTATTACACAAACTCTAATTTAGAGCCATAATTCAATTATGTGAGCATAAGGGACTTAGGAGTCAGTTTAGAGACTCTGCAGTCTGCACAGGCCTATTGTGATAGTGATGATGGTGAAAAAGCAGTATAAATAAACAGAGAATTTGGATCCTCTAAAGTGAGGGATGCacgggagaaaaaaaaatgcagagtAATAGCAGTTGCTAATCAACAGAGTAAATTTTAACGATTTCATGGTTTGTTACATATATGCATGTATCTGCTCACATTTTCATTGACTTTTTAATCGATGGTTATATATCTGTACTTTTCCCTCTAGAAAAGCCAAAATTCAGAATCAGACGAATGGAGCATcacaatgaataaaataaatgcatCATATATCCAATTCTAATGTTGGAACAATATTAAATACAGTCATATGTAAATGTAATAGATCTGCTTTCAAATCTTTATTCGGTGATATGCCATGTTGTAATTGTACTAGGGAAAAACTGTTAAAGATCTTGGCAGGTTCTGTTAACTAACACTAGggtgataaaatttaaaacatgaatACCCTTTTTGCTATTATTGACtaaaattaagttgattttatTGGCACTAGAATTTTTTCGTAGTTACCGGGCAGAATAAATGGAACTGAAgagaattttgatttaaaaCTCAGATAGGTTGGGTATCATCTTCATTATTTCTAGAATATCTAATGGAACTATTTCCATGTAAGATCAGCAGAAAGATTCTCACccaattttgaaaaatcttgGACATTTAGTTTAAGAAAACCTATAttcattaagaaaaaatttcaCAAGTTCTAAGTGATAACATCTGTTCACAAATTACAGAAAACAAATAGAAATAATGAACTATGACAACAGGTTCTAAAGTGAAGAAATGTTTTTTCCAAAGATTTGAAGAATAGTAATTAAGCTTATTAGAATTATCATATTAAGTACTGCAGTATGAGGGGATGATATTTAGGATTATCATATTAATTTACATGGTAATTTTAAACTGGGAATTAGAGTTTATATCTAAAGATATAGGGACTAATTTCCAATAATTTGAGAAATTAAGGTCCAGTTGTTTTAGTCTTGGGATAGAATCTCTCAGGTCCAATTATGAATCCATTTCCTATTTCCTAGTCTAGTTGTTTAAGAAAACATTTCCTATCTCAGGTCCAATCTAAAAGAGTCATAAACAGTTTGgaaaaattaagaacaaatcAAAGTTTTCTCGATCAGAAAATTAGCAATTAGGAAAGTACTCAAAAAATTATTCCAAATACCTGCACGAGTCAAAACAGGTGCAGCACGCATAACTGGAACTGTCTAATAAACAAACTGACACAGTTTCATATGTCCAATCAgtctaaaattatcatataggAAGACTAAGAACAAATGCTtagtcaacaaacaattctACTCATTAGGCATGCCAGTTGTTTTCTCCCATTGCCATTAATGATTTAATTCACACCTATCATCGCACTAAAGTACTTAAGTACCAGAGAGCAGAGACAGTTaacataaaagaagaaaaagagcaaTTCAACACAAACCCACTCTTCCGTAATGCATAGCCACGTGTAAAAGAGCCTTTGCAGCTATTGTGCGGTAAACCATATTTACTTGACACCAACCCTTATTTATGAGAAAATCCATATTTAAAACTGTGACATGAATACATGATTTCAATGAAAATTGAGctcaaataagaaaaataagagaattaaaatttccCCACAACACAGATGAATAAGGGTGAAATTACCATTACTAACTTCTACAATCATCAACAAGCAGCTCAAAACAGAACATATGGATAAACATAGCTAATGAATACGAAGGGTGAATTACCGTCTTCCCCTcaatttcaaattgaaaaggGCGAATATTGTGTGAGCGAAGGAACTCTATAGTTTATTGTGGATACTGGTTTGGGTTTCAGGGAACAAGTACTGCAGCAATTTGCAACCTCatacataaaaaatcaatttttttagagaaactgtctcaaaaaattaaaaattgtgcaGATCATTGCAAAATCGCGAGAAGAGAATCGGAACCTGTTTTCGCTGGCCTTGAATTGTGCTCTTGTGTCCGATGGTGGGTTTATGGTGATACGTGCAATGGATGGGTGTTTGGGCTGGTCCAAGTCTAATGAAATTGGGAAAAGTATATCACCATTGACTAAAAAGAATTAAGGtaaattgcaattttgtttcttctattCTTCAtctgtgattttgattttctatattttttttttctctacaaATTTTGGTCTTcagatcttaatttttttttatttggtactACAGTAATAAGAaccttagatttttttttattatattcttataaGTTTGATCCTTTAAATTGATTATCTGATTAATTTTTGGTCAAAATTTAATcacaattaaacttttttttttcattttcaaattctatGGTAGTGTATTGTCAACTGACCTATATCCATTGGATAACTtagaaaaatcatattttttatttaatcttcaattttaatttttaatttttaattttaattttaattatcaaatgttaatttTCACCCATCAAAATATTGACACATTATTAGTCAACGGTTTAGATAAACAatcaacatatataattaaaaattagaccaaGATGACATGAGAAGGGAAGATTATATATACTACCATCAAAGGGAAGATGACATGAGAAGAAATGATTTGGAAGGTGGAACGGTAGAAATGTACCATCTCTAACTCAAAGGATTCTTTCGGGTATGTCTTGATAGtctaaaacataaataacacAGTTTTGGGTAAAATCATTAATTCAAAAACGCaagaattttaagaaaaaagattaatatataaaaagtataattaatgtAGTAAACGTATGGAGGgacttttaataaaagaaagagtAAATGAGGGATTTTAATGGATGGCAAAGAAgcgttgttttaaaaaaaaatttatcaactaaaaagatattaaatCCTTTCGGTCTTGATTCTTTAAGTTTTTAAAGTcttagattttttgtttttgttacacTAAATTAGTCTGTTGTCAGATTTTGacattaattatgtaaattttggttaatattacattttttatagtttgtcACAGATTATCAAATTAGTgagataaactaaaaaaaattaatttggtgtaaaaaggaaataagaaattaaaatgaaaaattttaaaccTAAGAGACCAAActcaaactttaaatataaataagtggttaaacttatattttaacCCTTTATTACATTGATAGACTCGCACATTAGCCCTTTTATtaactttcttttattaaaaaggattttaaaaaatattaatgtgtaCCGATATGTTTAACCATAAACTTATATGGAGTAATTAAATGTAGACCAGTATAAATATGCACGTCTTTATGAATTGGTTCTTTTAACTATGAGTTTAATCCACTGTCAAGTTACACACACAACACATTGCAAGTGTATTAAGTAAGAGACAAAAGCATGAGAAGAGCGGACTTTTAATCgtataataactaaaatgaataattaagaatagaattaattgaaatatttttcaccctttatatttatattgtgaAGATTAACTCCTTTGATTCTCTTGCCAATAAAATTGCAGCTTTTTCATGGATGTGGTATACCACGTGGAGTGTTCTAGCCAAAAGTGTGAGTTCATGATACATTTCTTGAAACAAAAAGTATTTCTAttgttttatcataattttttttttacttctcacAAGTTACTTGTAATCTTGTATGCTTTGTTCATGCTCAGGATGGATAGAGATTAATAAACCTTGGAGGAAAAAGGAAATGCATAATTTAGCAAAGCAACTTGTAGACTTGCTAGCAGAAACAGATGATTCATGGAAAAATACAACTACAGCAAGGCATAGAACAATTTCCGTGGTGAGATCACATGAACGCCCCCATAGAACAAGATGCAGGCAATCCTACATATACCCCATTGCTTATGGTTGCTTGCAATGCAATTACAGAGATTGTTGAATCAATAACTAGTTTTCATCCTCATTCAATTGAGCATGTTAGTGAAGACGAA includes these proteins:
- the LOC100784815 gene encoding transmembrane protein 230 translates to MATRRVRYSPLATDEDDYIGDRNRPFDPRFDYTPKALDKVPWKSIALALFLLFLGTGLLFLSYFIFTGHMGGEKSQAYGLLALGFLSFLPGFYETRIAYYAWRGAKGYRFSAIPDY